The nucleotide sequence CGCAATCGCCTCGGAGGGGGGGACATGGGCGAGCAGGTCGGGGCCGATCAGCAGGTGACCCTGACGGTCACTTGCTCGAACCTGCCTTGCAATTCGTTTATTCTCCTGTTCACGTGAACGATGACTTTCTCTCCGAAAGAACACGAAAAATGCCCGAACCCAAGGCAACTGAATTGAGCGAATCCTCTCCGTCCAATCGCATGCCTCCGGGAATTCCCTACATCGTCGGTAATGAGGCAGCCGAACGGTTCAGTTTCTACGGGATGAAGGCGATTCTCTTCGTCTACATGACGAAGTATCTGCTCGATGGGGCGGGACAACCCGATCCGATGTCGACGGAAGATGCCCGCGCCGCGGTTCACTGGTTCGTTGCTTCCGCTTACTTTTTCCCGATTGCGGGGGCCATTCTTTCCGACTGGTTGCTCGGGAAATACCGCACCATCTTCTGGTTGTCGCTAGTGTACTGTCTGGGACATCTGGCCCTTGCCGCGATCCCCGGCCGCTGGGGTCTCCTGTCGGGTCTCACACTGATTGCAATCGGATCTGGAGGAATAAAACCGTGCGTTTCGGCACACGTTGGTGATCAGTTCACGGAGCAAAACCAGCACCTGTTGCCGCGTGTCTTCAGCTGGTTTTACTTTTCGATCAATTTCGGAGCCTTCATCTCGACGATCATCACTCCGATTCTCCTGCAACGATTCGGGCCACACTGGGGGCCCCATCTTGCCTTCGGCCTGCCCGGCTTGCTGATGTTCTTCGCGACCTTTGTCTTCTGGTTGGGCCGGAAGAAGTTCGTCCACGTCAAACCGGGGGGTGCGGCGTTTATCCGTGAGATATTCAGCATCGAAGGCTTACGTGCCGTGGGGCGGCTGATCCCCCTTTACCTGTTCGTCGCAGTCTTCTGGGCACTCTACGACCAGACGGCGTCGGCCTGGGTGGAACAAGCCGAGGGAATGGACCGCAACTGGTTGGGCGTTGAGTGGCTGCCATCCCAGATTCAAGCCATCAATCCGATTCTGGTTCTCGTGCTGATTCCGCTCTGCACTTACGGTCTCTACCCGCTTCTTAACAAACTGTTTCCCCTGACTTCGCTCGGCAAGATTGCGATCGGATTCTTTCTCACATCTCTGGCATTCGGGGTGAGTGGATGGATCGAGTCGCAGATCGTCGGCGGCAAAGTCGTCCGCAGCGCCAATGTGGAAACAGCCCCTGCTACGGGAATCCTGGCGGAACGAGAACTGATCATCCGCCTGCGCGAAAATCGTGCCTGGAACATCAAGTCCGTCAGTTGGCAGCAGCGCGATGCCCAGGCGAATTCCGCGTCTACCGGTGAACCGACAGTTCCTTTCACTCTGCGAGTCGACGTCGGCCCCACACCAAAAGGCCCCTGGACCGAGGCGGCATCGCAACAATTCGAAGCCGACCCGTCCCAGGCTCAAGTGGTCAACCTGAACGAACCGGTCTCGACTCCCTATATCCGTCTGGCAATCGCGATTCCTTCAACCTTCACAGGAGATGTGAAGAATCACATCGACTGGAGCAAGTCGCACGTGGAAGTGCATGCAGCAGAATCCCAGCCTCCAGCGGACGCGCATTCCCTGGCATCACCGGTGTGGCCGGATGTCGCCGCCGAAGGCTACAAGCCCCATATCGTCTGGCAGTTAGTCGCTTACCTGATCCTCACGCTCGGCGAGATTCTGGTTTCAATCACGTTCCTTGAGTTCTCATATACGCAGGCGCCCAACAAGCTGAAATCACTCGTCATGTCTTTGTACTTGCTGTCGGTTTCGCTGGGGAATGCCTTAACGGCACTGGTCAACGTCTTCATTCAAAACGCAGACGGTTCGAGCAAGCTGCCCGGGGCCAGTTATTACTGGTTCTTCACGGGACTCATGCTGGTGGCCGCTTTAGGGTTCCTCGTGGTCGTGGCCACGTTCCGCGAGAAAACCTACCTGCAGTCAGAGGCCGATGTCGAATAGTCCTGCCGGAACGTGTTGTCAGGCGGTCGATCATGCGCCCCC is from Schlesneria sp. DSM 10557 and encodes:
- a CDS encoding POT family MFS transporter, which translates into the protein MPEPKATELSESSPSNRMPPGIPYIVGNEAAERFSFYGMKAILFVYMTKYLLDGAGQPDPMSTEDARAAVHWFVASAYFFPIAGAILSDWLLGKYRTIFWLSLVYCLGHLALAAIPGRWGLLSGLTLIAIGSGGIKPCVSAHVGDQFTEQNQHLLPRVFSWFYFSINFGAFISTIITPILLQRFGPHWGPHLAFGLPGLLMFFATFVFWLGRKKFVHVKPGGAAFIREIFSIEGLRAVGRLIPLYLFVAVFWALYDQTASAWVEQAEGMDRNWLGVEWLPSQIQAINPILVLVLIPLCTYGLYPLLNKLFPLTSLGKIAIGFFLTSLAFGVSGWIESQIVGGKVVRSANVETAPATGILAERELIIRLRENRAWNIKSVSWQQRDAQANSASTGEPTVPFTLRVDVGPTPKGPWTEAASQQFEADPSQAQVVNLNEPVSTPYIRLAIAIPSTFTGDVKNHIDWSKSHVEVHAAESQPPADAHSLASPVWPDVAAEGYKPHIVWQLVAYLILTLGEILVSITFLEFSYTQAPNKLKSLVMSLYLLSVSLGNALTALVNVFIQNADGSSKLPGASYYWFFTGLMLVAALGFLVVVATFREKTYLQSEADVE